A single Pedobacter sp. PACM 27299 DNA region contains:
- a CDS encoding FUSC family protein: protein MKRIEFNRSTYLTYLIYLLKCLIGVIICYLLYKYIPQYPFYWSLVSVVVALSPDNSNTLAYDRMKANLLGCTVGLCLYPIHISYLLILCLGVTLTIALGLAFRITQTLRSALAALVIVTIQEQLEKHWYIAVERVGCVVAGCLVALLVTMFFNMLLARLSKKKSI from the coding sequence ATGAAAAGAATCGAATTCAACAGATCTACCTATTTAACCTATCTTATTTATTTACTAAAATGCCTGATAGGCGTAATTATCTGTTACCTTTTATATAAGTATATTCCACAATACCCATTTTACTGGTCACTGGTTTCTGTAGTCGTAGCACTTTCACCTGATAACAGCAATACCCTTGCTTATGACCGAATGAAGGCCAATTTGTTAGGCTGTACGGTAGGTCTCTGCCTTTATCCAATTCACATTTCCTATTTATTGATTTTATGCCTAGGAGTGACCCTGACCATAGCACTAGGGCTTGCTTTCCGCATCACACAGACTTTGAGAAGTGCATTGGCTGCCCTTGTGATTGTCACGATTCAGGAGCAGCTGGAAAAACACTGGTACATTGCTGTGGAGCGGGTAGGTTGTGTGGTGGCCGGATGCCTCGTGGCACTACTGGTGACCATGTTTTTTAATATGCTTTTAGCACGCCTATCGAAAAAAAAAAGCATTTAG
- a CDS encoding DUF5000 domain-containing lipoprotein: MKRNIYKILPVLCALFVLLSCNKAEINGILGDNQNPPGQVTNVTVENQNGQARISYNLPNNKDLLYIKAVYSIRNGEQREIKASGYTNNMIVDGFADTNPHEIKLYAVNKSEKASEPVSVTVTPLIAPFRLIFNALKASATFGGVRLNSINKFKATVAIVPLLDSLGNGDWANLDNVYTQDSVISASIRGLKPKQGKFAFYVRDRWLNRSDTLLVNLTPLEENLLNKDLFQEIRLPGDADYMYDTSLKLIWDKRTDYGQWPCMYTQESAGAPTTVSFSLGKEAKLSRIVVYPRREAGYYDKGNLKDFELWGSNSPNLDGSWASWTKLMTCNVTKPSGSPIGTDTGADEAYGKAGWSFDFPEDAVKFKYLRIRNLKNWRSSYFMEIAQISVWGVY, from the coding sequence ATGAAAAGAAATATATATAAGATACTCCCTGTTTTGTGTGCGCTATTTGTGCTGCTTTCCTGTAACAAGGCGGAGATCAATGGGATATTAGGAGACAATCAAAATCCACCAGGGCAAGTGACCAATGTAACAGTAGAAAATCAGAATGGCCAGGCAAGGATCAGTTATAACCTCCCAAATAATAAAGACCTGCTTTATATTAAAGCAGTATACAGCATCAGAAATGGAGAACAGCGAGAAATAAAGGCCTCAGGTTATACCAATAATATGATCGTAGATGGATTTGCAGATACAAATCCACATGAGATTAAATTATACGCAGTCAACAAAAGTGAAAAAGCTTCGGAGCCAGTTTCTGTTACTGTAACCCCTTTAATTGCACCCTTCAGATTGATTTTTAATGCGCTAAAAGCCAGTGCTACCTTTGGTGGAGTAAGGCTAAACAGTATCAACAAGTTTAAAGCCACTGTCGCTATTGTGCCATTGTTAGACTCCCTCGGTAACGGGGATTGGGCCAACCTTGATAATGTGTATACGCAGGATTCTGTGATCAGTGCAAGCATCAGAGGATTGAAGCCAAAGCAGGGTAAATTTGCTTTCTATGTTCGCGACAGGTGGTTAAACCGCTCTGATACCTTGCTGGTAAACCTGACTCCATTGGAAGAGAACCTGCTCAATAAAGATCTTTTTCAGGAAATCAGGTTACCCGGAGATGCCGATTACATGTATGATACTTCTTTAAAGCTGATCTGGGATAAAAGAACGGATTACGGACAATGGCCTTGTATGTATACCCAGGAAAGTGCTGGTGCGCCCACAACGGTGAGCTTTAGCTTAGGCAAGGAAGCAAAATTGAGTAGGATTGTAGTCTATCCGAGAAGAGAAGCGGGTTATTATGACAAAGGCAATCTTAAAGATTTTGAGCTCTGGGGTTCCAACAGTCCAAACCTGGATGGAAGCTGGGCCAGCTGGACTAAACTCATGACCTGTAACGTGACCAAGCCTTCCGGATCACCGATCGGTACCGATACCGGAGCGGATGAAGCCTATGGTAAAGCAGGCTGGTCATTTGACTTTCCTGAAGATGCAGTGAAGTTCAAGTACCTGAGGATAAGAAATCTGAAGAACTGGAGAAGCAGCTACTTTATGGAAATCGCCCAGATATCGGTTTGGGGAGTATATTAA
- a CDS encoding UBP-type zinc finger domain-containing protein, whose translation MENDQICDHIKNLKALKTPEELVCETCVKIGSDWVHLRTCQTCGVTLCCDDSPNAHMTKHYHSIGHPVISSAVLGERWLWCYKDEVFSEY comes from the coding sequence ATGGAAAACGACCAAATTTGTGATCATATTAAAAATTTAAAGGCGCTGAAAACCCCTGAGGAGTTGGTATGCGAAACATGCGTTAAAATAGGCAGTGATTGGGTTCATTTACGCACCTGTCAGACCTGCGGGGTAACTTTATGCTGTGATGACTCTCCGAATGCCCACATGACCAAACACTACCACAGTATTGGCCATCCGGTGATCAGCTCCGCTGTTCTTGGAGAAAGGTGGTTATGGTGTTATAAAGATGAGGTTTTCAGCGAATATTAG
- a CDS encoding DUF5996 family protein has product MEHQWPALSYENGKSTYETLQLWSQIVGKIKLAVLPWVNHSWHITLHPTATGLTTQSMRYGDQDFQIDFDFIAHLLKITTSKGENRQFDLHGISVADFYRKIFELLSELEINLVIKPIPVELADPIPFESDTIHATYKDEEVTAFHQALLNIQSVFMKFRAEFKGKCSPIHFFWGSFDLALSLFSGAEAPKHPGGVPGMPNWVAEDAYCKEVSSAGFWTGGEGLKEAVFYCYLYPEPEGYKTAKVQPSEAYYHPALSEFVLPYSAVQKAANAEDKLLEFLRSTYSIGADLAKWDRSKLEY; this is encoded by the coding sequence ATGGAACATCAATGGCCAGCACTTTCTTATGAAAATGGAAAATCTACCTATGAAACGCTGCAGCTTTGGTCGCAGATTGTGGGCAAGATAAAACTTGCAGTTTTACCATGGGTAAACCATTCCTGGCATATTACCTTACATCCTACAGCTACTGGCTTAACCACCCAGTCGATGCGGTATGGTGATCAGGATTTCCAGATAGATTTTGATTTTATCGCGCATCTGTTAAAAATTACGACCAGCAAAGGTGAAAACAGACAGTTTGATCTGCATGGGATTTCTGTCGCGGATTTTTATAGGAAAATATTTGAATTGTTAAGCGAACTGGAAATCAATCTGGTCATAAAACCTATTCCAGTAGAGCTTGCTGATCCTATTCCTTTTGAATCAGATACGATACATGCCACTTATAAAGATGAAGAGGTGACGGCTTTTCATCAGGCTTTATTAAACATTCAAAGTGTTTTCATGAAGTTTAGAGCTGAATTTAAAGGCAAGTGCAGTCCTATCCACTTTTTTTGGGGAAGTTTTGATTTAGCACTATCTCTTTTCTCTGGAGCTGAAGCACCAAAGCACCCGGGAGGAGTACCTGGTATGCCCAATTGGGTGGCAGAGGATGCCTATTGTAAAGAGGTGAGCAGCGCCGGCTTTTGGACTGGTGGAGAGGGTTTGAAGGAAGCTGTGTTTTATTGTTACTTATATCCGGAGCCCGAAGGGTATAAAACAGCAAAAGTTCAACCCAGCGAAGCCTATTATCACCCTGCATTGAGCGAATTTGTTTTGCCGTATTCAGCGGTACAAAAAGCAGCAAATGCTGAGGATAAATTACTCGAATTTTTAAGAAGTACCTATAGCATTGGAGCTGACTTGGCCAAATGGGACAGAAGTAAACTGGAATACTAA
- a CDS encoding TIGR00730 family Rossman fold protein, giving the protein MKRITVFCGSSFGIDQEFETQAYLLGRALAERNIGLIYGGARVGLMGTVADGAIENQGQVIGVLPHFLQDKEIAHEGLTELILVETMHERKTKMNELSDGVIALPGGFGTLEELFEMLTWAQLGLHKKPIAILNTNGFYDELLALIATMVKKGFLKPVNQQMLLISDNIEDLLHKMTNYQAPAVGKWISKEEV; this is encoded by the coding sequence ATGAAAAGGATAACTGTATTCTGTGGCTCTAGTTTTGGGATTGACCAGGAATTTGAGACACAAGCTTATTTATTAGGCCGCGCTTTGGCGGAAAGAAATATTGGCTTAATTTATGGCGGGGCAAGAGTTGGATTAATGGGCACTGTTGCTGATGGGGCAATCGAGAATCAAGGACAAGTAATAGGTGTCCTACCCCATTTTCTGCAAGACAAAGAAATTGCGCATGAAGGCCTAACGGAATTAATTCTGGTAGAAACGATGCATGAGCGAAAAACCAAAATGAATGAGCTTAGTGATGGAGTCATTGCTTTACCTGGCGGCTTCGGCACTTTAGAAGAGTTGTTTGAAATGCTGACCTGGGCACAGCTTGGGCTTCATAAAAAGCCAATTGCCATCTTAAATACAAACGGGTTTTATGATGAACTTTTAGCATTAATAGCCACTATGGTGAAGAAAGGATTTTTAAAACCGGTGAACCAGCAGATGTTATTAATTAGTGATAATATCGAAGATTTACTTCATAAGATGACAAATTATCAAGCGCCAGCTGTTGGTAAATGGATCTCAAAAGAGGAAGTCTAA
- a CDS encoding DUF4998 domain-containing protein, which produces MKNINKFVGMLGLAFICSACQKQDDYKKFTENGEIVYPAKIDSLRILSGNGRVKVSGALNPDPRVVSFKVFWNSKQDSVEVPVKRTGGVDSVNYIIDHLEEGPLSFEVRTYDSEGHISVPMNIVGNVYGERYRSALNNRAILSTEFNTQGEAKLKFQDASNASGTVGMQIRYKHSDNTTHDTVVLAQLKDQIVTLPKFKSNPIEYRIINRPEPGSIDKFYSNYETFSLKGEVSNIYLKNYMIPFQRSAYDNNRWGDLANWVTNSAMKNHNGMGGYASDDNGVINIEAGWGSSAITNGKIYQTVTLPPGKYSFTSELSDNNYDGNPPAYIVAASGTGIPDVDQLGSAIGSTAVKNSRFEFELKQTTLVSLGMVLSFNTDHYMKIRSLRLYAL; this is translated from the coding sequence ATGAAAAATATAAATAAATTCGTCGGAATGCTGGGGCTCGCGTTCATCTGCTCAGCATGCCAGAAACAAGATGACTATAAAAAATTCACAGAGAATGGTGAAATAGTTTATCCCGCTAAAATTGACTCTTTGAGAATATTGTCTGGAAATGGTAGGGTTAAAGTATCTGGAGCTTTAAATCCAGATCCAAGAGTGGTCAGTTTCAAGGTGTTTTGGAACAGTAAGCAGGATTCTGTGGAAGTCCCTGTTAAAAGAACAGGTGGGGTAGACAGCGTGAATTATATCATAGATCACCTGGAAGAAGGTCCCTTAAGTTTTGAAGTACGTACCTACGATTCAGAAGGCCATATTTCTGTTCCTATGAATATAGTCGGGAATGTTTACGGCGAACGTTACCGTTCGGCATTAAACAACAGGGCCATTCTAAGTACCGAATTTAATACTCAGGGAGAAGCAAAACTTAAATTCCAGGATGCCAGCAATGCCAGCGGCACAGTCGGGATGCAGATTCGTTATAAACATTCAGACAATACGACACATGATACCGTGGTGCTGGCTCAGCTGAAAGACCAGATCGTGACCTTACCCAAATTTAAAAGCAATCCTATCGAGTATCGGATCATTAATAGACCTGAGCCTGGGAGCATCGATAAATTCTATTCGAACTATGAAACGTTCTCTTTAAAAGGAGAGGTGAGTAACATCTATTTGAAAAATTATATGATTCCTTTTCAGCGTTCGGCTTACGACAATAACAGGTGGGGAGATTTAGCCAACTGGGTGACCAACAGTGCCATGAAGAACCACAATGGAATGGGTGGATACGCTAGTGACGACAATGGTGTGATTAATATTGAAGCAGGATGGGGATCAAGTGCCATTACCAATGGGAAAATTTATCAGACTGTAACCTTACCTCCAGGCAAGTACTCCTTTACAAGTGAGCTATCTGATAATAATTATGATGGAAATCCACCAGCATACATTGTAGCAGCTTCTGGAACCGGAATTCCAGATGTAGATCAACTGGGATCGGCCATTGGCAGCACTGCGGTTAAAAACTCCCGCTTTGAATTCGAGCTGAAGCAAACCACCCTGGTCTCTTTAGGAATGGTGCTGTCCTTTAATACCGATCATTATATGAAAATCAGAAGCCTAAGGTTATACGCCTTATAA
- a CDS encoding SDR family oxidoreductase produces MQFAAKQVADHGRILYIVSSTTNCPVQGMAVYGGSKMTPRYMVDVLSKEIGHRGVTVNTIIPFSVDHSAVFAKQDSYLELRKQLLDSFLMGRLAEVEDVANVAEFFASDLSSFVNDQHLLVNAGATN; encoded by the coding sequence ATGCAGTTCGCAGCAAAGCAGGTCGCAGATCACGGACGAATCCTATACATTGTTTCCAGTACCACTAATTGTCCGGTTCAAGGAATGGCTGTATACGGTGGAAGTAAAATGACACCGAGGTACATGGTCGATGTTTTATCAAAAGAAATTGGCCATAGAGGGGTAACGGTAAATACCATCATTCCATTTTCTGTGGATCATTCCGCTGTTTTCGCTAAGCAGGATAGCTATCTTGAATTGAGGAAGCAATTGCTGGACAGCTTTCTGATGGGAAGATTGGCAGAGGTGGAAGATGTAGCTAATGTTGCGGAATTCTTCGCCAGTGATCTTTCTTCTTTTGTGAATGATCAACATCTGCTGGTAAACGCTGGGGCTACCAATTAA
- a CDS encoding alpha/beta hydrolase-fold protein, giving the protein MKHKLLIPFFLVLVFIFRDNLAQAQDTVRRTIEIGKLDSLNSTILKEKRRIEVFVPPGYKPGSTTKYDVLYVLDGGNWNTGLILKVQGFLEGEKYIPPTIIVSILGIDRNKDLTPTHIDGWNTSGGAAQFLGFIKEELIPYINQKYPANGDNAIWGHSLGGLFVVNALLMEPNTFKSYIAVDPSLWWDNNYIQKIAAFKLPALKDPAITLFMSGREGMEGATMKIDAMDVMLKKWAPAGLTWKSIRYPEETHSSVRFKSTYDGLKFSYGWQSNGVDFHPQNGIVLKNKPITLWYFGDTTRVRYTIDGTDPSLSSARIQAEVNLNDAAKVKVKQFTNRARYDKMKTGNFTPGKILAPVSKQKNLQNGGFHYNYYEGEFNNAEDLKNKTPQQRGITNAEFDVNKLPRKNNFALIIEGALETKEEGYYGFVLEADKGSKLYLNNQLLIQCEGPNAGAPNSYMIPLTKGFYKFRLEFLHKNEYLKLKLGYLSPSIMKTKQAIPIPLDLQYGVHE; this is encoded by the coding sequence ATGAAACATAAGCTTTTAATTCCATTCTTCCTTGTCCTGGTATTTATCTTCCGAGATAACTTAGCGCAAGCACAGGACACCGTAAGGAGAACCATAGAAATAGGTAAACTGGACTCTTTAAATTCTACGATCCTTAAAGAAAAAAGACGGATAGAGGTGTTTGTCCCTCCGGGTTATAAACCAGGAAGTACCACTAAATATGATGTACTTTATGTGCTGGATGGGGGCAATTGGAATACGGGTTTAATACTTAAGGTACAGGGATTTTTGGAAGGGGAGAAATACATACCACCAACCATTATCGTCAGCATATTAGGTATTGATCGAAATAAAGACCTGACGCCAACCCATATCGATGGTTGGAATACCTCAGGTGGAGCAGCACAATTTTTAGGCTTTATTAAGGAGGAATTGATTCCTTATATCAATCAAAAATATCCTGCCAATGGAGACAACGCAATATGGGGACATTCATTAGGTGGGTTGTTTGTGGTCAATGCGCTGCTGATGGAGCCAAACACATTCAAGTCTTATATTGCCGTCGACCCTAGTTTGTGGTGGGATAATAATTACATCCAAAAGATTGCTGCTTTTAAATTGCCAGCATTGAAAGACCCGGCAATCACCTTGTTTATGAGTGGCAGGGAAGGAATGGAAGGGGCAACGATGAAGATTGATGCGATGGATGTGATGCTCAAAAAGTGGGCCCCTGCCGGCCTAACCTGGAAAAGTATTCGATATCCCGAGGAAACACACAGTTCAGTAAGGTTCAAAAGCACCTACGATGGTTTAAAGTTCTCCTATGGCTGGCAGAGTAATGGGGTCGATTTTCACCCGCAGAATGGTATTGTACTGAAAAATAAGCCGATTACGCTATGGTATTTTGGCGATACCACCAGGGTTCGATACACCATAGATGGTACTGATCCTTCACTTAGCTCCGCAAGAATACAGGCTGAAGTCAATCTAAACGATGCGGCTAAAGTGAAAGTAAAGCAGTTTACCAATCGTGCACGCTATGATAAAATGAAGACTGGTAATTTTACCCCAGGAAAAATATTAGCTCCTGTATCTAAACAAAAGAACCTGCAGAATGGTGGTTTTCATTACAATTACTATGAAGGAGAATTTAATAATGCTGAGGATCTAAAAAATAAAACACCACAGCAAAGGGGAATCACAAATGCGGAGTTCGATGTCAATAAACTGCCACGTAAAAATAACTTCGCCCTGATCATTGAAGGAGCATTGGAAACAAAAGAAGAAGGATATTATGGCTTTGTTCTTGAAGCAGATAAAGGTTCAAAATTATACCTTAATAACCAGCTATTGATCCAATGCGAAGGGCCTAATGCCGGCGCTCCGAATTCTTATATGATACCTTTGACTAAAGGGTTTTATAAGTTTCGTTTAGAGTTTCTGCATAAAAATGAATACTTGAAGTTAAAACTGGGTTACCTTAGCCCAAGTATCATGAAAACTAAGCAAGCGATTCCGATTCCTTTAGATCTGCAATATGGAGTTCATGAATAA